A stretch of Pseudoprevotella muciniphila DNA encodes these proteins:
- a CDS encoding DEAD/DEAH box helicase, translated as MYFEDLRLSEDILDALYDMKFEKCTPIQERCIPLILEGKDVVGIAQTGTGKTAAYLLPLMSILQNKPHDKDRVNCLIMAPTRELAQQIDQALQGFGYYTNISGVAIYGGNDGIRYEQERKSLQMGADIVIATPGRLLTHIDLGTLSLSGTTHLVLDEADRMLDMGFADDILKIVSHMPKDRQTVLFSATMPEKTAELAHAIMHNPQEVKIAVSKPADNIKQTIYHCSNKDKNKLVEHILTENVPHRLLLFASKKTKVKELAIQFTRLYSKKGNNQIAVGAMHSDLDQKDREKAILAFKAGRIQLLIATDIVARGIDIDDIEMIINYDAPKDAEDYVHRIGRTARAGRSGQAITLIGEDDFSALRNIERLLGKKIPQGVLPEGLSAPSIPERHTSSKRTKHKTKRNNNSNDKSSAKSHKSHQKNNKSKNNKQVRNSQNPNK; from the coding sequence ATGTATTTTGAAGATTTAAGATTGTCCGAAGATATACTTGATGCGCTTTACGACATGAAGTTTGAGAAGTGTACGCCTATACAGGAAAGATGCATTCCACTCATTCTTGAAGGTAAGGATGTGGTTGGCATCGCGCAGACAGGAACAGGTAAAACAGCGGCATATCTGCTCCCACTGATGTCCATACTTCAAAATAAACCGCATGACAAAGACAGAGTAAATTGCTTGATTATGGCACCCACACGCGAACTCGCACAACAAATTGACCAGGCATTGCAGGGATTCGGCTATTATACAAACATAAGTGGTGTGGCTATTTATGGCGGCAATGACGGCATAAGATATGAACAGGAAAGAAAAAGCCTTCAGATGGGTGCTGACATCGTAATTGCAACGCCTGGACGACTGCTTACACACATTGATCTTGGCACACTCTCATTATCCGGCACAACCCATCTTGTGTTGGATGAGGCTGACCGTATGCTCGACATGGGTTTTGCCGACGATATCCTGAAAATTGTGAGCCACATGCCTAAGGACAGACAAACAGTTCTTTTTTCAGCCACCATGCCCGAGAAAACGGCAGAACTGGCACATGCCATCATGCACAACCCACAAGAAGTAAAAATCGCGGTTAGCAAGCCTGCAGACAATATCAAACAGACCATATATCACTGCTCAAACAAGGACAAGAACAAACTGGTTGAACACATACTTACAGAAAATGTTCCACACAGATTGCTCTTATTTGCCTCAAAAAAGACAAAAGTCAAGGAACTTGCCATACAATTCACAAGACTGTACAGCAAGAAAGGCAATAATCAGATAGCCGTTGGAGCAATGCACTCCGACCTTGACCAGAAAGACCGAGAAAAAGCAATCCTGGCTTTCAAGGCAGGACGCATACAACTACTCATTGCAACTGATATTGTGGCAAGAGGCATTGATATTGATGATATAGAAATGATTATCAACTACGATGCGCCGAAGGATGCTGAGGACTATGTCCACCGTATCGGAAGGACGGCAAGAGCCGGACGTTCGGGACAGGCCATCACTTTAATCGGAGAAGACGATTTCAGTGCGCTCCGAAATATAGAGCGACTTCTCGGAAAAAAAATTCCACAAGGAGTTCTGCCCGAAGGGTTGTCAGCGCCTTCAATACCAGAGAGGCATACATCAAGCAAAAGGACAAAACACAAAACAAAACGCAATAATAATTCCAACGACAAATCATCAGCAAAAAGCCATAAATCACATCAAAAGAACAACAAGAGCAAAAACAACAAGCAAGTACGAAACTCTCAAAATCCAAATAAATGA
- a CDS encoding elongation factor G, whose product MKVYKSQEIKNIALLGNDGSGKTTLTEALVFESGQIKRRGRITQKNTVSDYFPVEQDYGYSVFSTVFHVERNNKKLNIIDCPGSDDFVGAALTALNVTDTCILLLNGTVGLEVGTQNHFRYTERLKKPVIFLVNHLDDEKTDFDNVVEQLKAAYGNKCVPVQYPLNVGQDFNSVIDVLLMKKLTYQNDGGDYKVEDIPDAEKDKAMEWHQALVEAAAENDETLMEKFFEEGELTEDELREGLRKGLVSRSVYPIFTVCAYKNMGVGRLMEFLSNVVPYVNEMPAVHNTRGEEVTLDPNGPTSVFFYKTGVEPHIGEVQYFKVMSGTLKAGDELTNADRGSKERIGQIYVSTGATREAVDQISAGDIGCTVKLKDVRTGNTLNAKDCDNKFNFIKYPNPKYTRAIRAVEESNTEKLMVALTRMRQEDPTWVVEQSKELRQTLVHGQGEFHLRTLKWRLENLDKIAIEFAEQRIPYRETITKSARADYRHKKQSGGAGQFGEVHLIVEPYQDGMEDPTMYRFGNQEIRVNLKGKEEIDLEWGGKLVFINSVVGGAIDTRFMPAILKGIMSRMEQGPLTGSYARDVRVIVYDGKMHPVDSNELSFMLAGRNAFSAAFKEAGPKILEPIYDVEVFVPSDYMGDVMSDLQGRRGLIIGMGSESGYEKIQAKVPLKEMANYSTSLSSLSGGRASFVMKFSSYELVPGDVQNNLIAQFEAENNEE is encoded by the coding sequence ATGAAAGTTTACAAATCTCAAGAAATCAAGAACATTGCGTTGTTAGGAAACGATGGCTCAGGGAAGACCACTCTGACAGAAGCCTTAGTTTTCGAGAGTGGTCAAATCAAACGCAGAGGTCGTATCACACAGAAAAACACTGTCAGCGACTATTTCCCGGTAGAACAGGATTATGGTTACTCGGTTTTCTCAACCGTATTCCATGTAGAACGCAACAATAAGAAACTTAACATTATTGACTGCCCGGGTAGTGACGACTTTGTTGGAGCAGCACTTACGGCATTGAACGTTACAGACACTTGCATACTCCTCTTAAATGGAACAGTGGGTCTGGAAGTAGGCACACAAAATCATTTCAGATATACCGAACGTCTAAAAAAACCGGTTATTTTCCTTGTTAATCATCTTGACGATGAGAAAACCGATTTCGACAACGTGGTAGAACAACTCAAAGCAGCATACGGCAACAAGTGCGTGCCAGTACAATATCCTCTGAATGTAGGTCAAGACTTTAACAGCGTTATAGACGTGTTGCTGATGAAGAAACTGACCTATCAGAACGATGGCGGAGACTATAAAGTGGAGGATATCCCCGACGCAGAGAAAGACAAGGCAATGGAATGGCATCAGGCACTCGTAGAAGCAGCCGCTGAAAACGATGAAACACTGATGGAGAAATTCTTCGAAGAAGGAGAACTCACAGAAGACGAATTGCGAGAAGGACTTCGCAAAGGACTCGTTTCACGTTCCGTTTACCCCATATTCACAGTTTGTGCATACAAGAACATGGGTGTTGGCAGACTGATGGAGTTTTTGAGCAATGTCGTTCCCTACGTAAACGAAATGCCTGCAGTTCACAACACACGCGGTGAAGAAGTTACTCTCGACCCGAATGGTCCTACAAGCGTATTCTTCTACAAGACCGGTGTTGAACCACATATCGGTGAGGTGCAATATTTCAAGGTAATGTCAGGAACACTTAAGGCTGGCGACGAATTGACAAATGCAGACAGGGGCAGCAAGGAGCGCATCGGACAAATCTATGTAAGCACCGGAGCAACCCGAGAAGCAGTAGACCAAATTTCTGCAGGCGACATAGGTTGTACAGTGAAACTAAAGGATGTACGCACGGGCAACACCCTGAATGCTAAAGACTGCGACAACAAGTTCAATTTCATAAAATATCCCAACCCGAAATACACACGCGCTATACGTGCCGTTGAAGAGAGCAATACAGAAAAACTCATGGTGGCACTCACACGTATGCGTCAAGAAGACCCCACATGGGTGGTAGAACAGAGCAAGGAACTGCGCCAGACACTCGTGCATGGTCAGGGAGAATTCCATCTGCGTACACTCAAGTGGCGTCTTGAAAACCTTGACAAGATAGCCATAGAGTTTGCAGAACAGCGCATACCATATCGTGAAACGATTACCAAGTCGGCACGCGCAGACTATCGTCACAAGAAACAGAGCGGTGGTGCCGGACAGTTCGGTGAAGTACACCTTATTGTAGAGCCTTACCAAGATGGAATGGAGGACCCGACCATGTATCGTTTCGGCAATCAGGAAATCCGTGTAAATCTCAAAGGTAAAGAGGAAATTGACCTCGAATGGGGCGGCAAGTTGGTATTTATCAACAGCGTTGTGGGCGGTGCCATCGACACACGCTTTATGCCAGCCATCCTGAAAGGTATCATGAGCCGAATGGAGCAAGGCCCGCTGACAGGTTCTTATGCCCGCGACGTTCGCGTCATCGTTTATGACGGCAAGATGCATCCAGTTGACAGTAATGAACTTTCGTTTATGCTCGCAGGACGTAATGCATTCAGCGCAGCGTTCAAAGAGGCTGGTCCAAAGATTCTTGAGCCTATCTACGATGTGGAAGTGTTCGTACCATCCGATTACATGGGTGATGTCATGAGCGATCTGCAGGGTCGTCGTGGTCTCATCATCGGTATGGGCAGCGAAAGCGGCTATGAAAAGATTCAAGCCAAAGTGCCTCTCAAGGAAATGGCAAACTATAGCACATCGCTTTCGTCACTGTCTGGAGGACGCGCCAGTTTCGTTATGAAGTTCTCAAGTTACGAACTCGTTCCTGGCGACGTGCAGAATAATCTTATTGCACAGTTCGAGGCAGAAAACAACGAGGAATAA
- a CDS encoding LptF/LptG family permease has translation MDALHIKRIDRYIIWRFISTYFFLLLIIIAIAVIFDYNEKIDKFSNSGVGLGRIITEYYFNFIPYFINLFSPLFVFIAVIFFTTNLASKSEIIAMKAAGMSFKRLLRPYMITAGIIAIITFYLGAFVIPKGNVARVNFENTYIKKKKITSVDNVQLEVDKGIVAFIQHFDNTTKSGYGFSLDKFKNKKLVSHFTAQNIQYDTLSDHRYTWHLSICQSRVFNGLREKIEYKDKVDSIIKIEPADLINTRNQQETMTLPELNEYIEKQKMRGAANVSTFEVEFHKRFAMPFAAFILTLIGVSLSSEKRKGGGMGTSIGIGLALSFSYILFQTVSSTFAVNGGWPPMLSAWIPNILFAAIAIYLYKRNPA, from the coding sequence ATGGATGCTCTGCACATCAAGCGTATCGACCGCTATATCATATGGCGGTTCATCAGCACGTACTTTTTCCTTCTTCTGATTATCATTGCTATTGCTGTCATTTTCGATTACAACGAGAAAATCGACAAGTTTTCAAATAGCGGAGTAGGATTGGGCAGAATCATAACCGAGTATTATTTTAACTTCATACCTTACTTCATCAATCTCTTCAGTCCGCTGTTTGTATTTATAGCCGTAATCTTTTTCACTACGAACTTGGCAAGTAAGTCAGAAATCATAGCCATGAAGGCTGCTGGAATGAGTTTCAAGCGATTGCTGCGACCTTACATGATTACTGCAGGCATCATTGCCATAATTACATTCTATCTCGGTGCATTTGTGATACCAAAGGGCAATGTGGCACGCGTTAATTTTGAAAACACATATATCAAAAAGAAAAAGATAACGAGTGTTGATAATGTGCAACTCGAAGTGGACAAAGGAATAGTCGCCTTTATTCAGCACTTCGACAACACCACAAAAAGCGGATATGGCTTTTCGCTCGACAAGTTCAAGAATAAAAAACTTGTATCCCACTTTACTGCACAAAACATTCAGTACGACACCTTGTCCGACCATCGCTATACCTGGCATCTAAGCATCTGCCAATCAAGGGTTTTCAATGGTTTAAGAGAGAAAATAGAGTATAAGGATAAAGTGGACTCTATTATAAAAATAGAACCCGCCGACCTTATCAATACTCGAAATCAACAGGAAACAATGACGCTCCCAGAATTGAACGAGTACATAGAGAAACAGAAAATGCGTGGTGCAGCAAATGTCAGCACATTTGAAGTAGAGTTCCACAAACGCTTTGCCATGCCTTTTGCTGCCTTTATACTCACTCTGATCGGGGTGTCACTATCAAGTGAGAAACGAAAGGGAGGGGGAATGGGTACATCCATCGGTATAGGACTGGCTTTGAGTTTTTCCTATATACTGTTCCAAACAGTGAGTTCCACATTCGCTGTAAATGGCGGATGGCCACCCATGCTCTCAGCATGGATTCCTAACATACTCTTTGCTGCAATAGCCATATATTTATACAAACGTAATCCGGCATAA